The Mustelus asterias unplaced genomic scaffold, sMusAst1.hap1.1 HAP1_SCAFFOLD_129, whole genome shotgun sequence genome includes the window acaatccctgccggcctcccacatgcagcctcaatggcggcagtcagcccgggtctaacactacaagctgctgCTCCAttgggtacaaagggggggaccgggaagttcatttccggggcttgggtttgaacaacatgtttacgaagcctctccacccacccgccacatttatcattccccgcgcgccgccctctacctggtattgatctcgcttccgagttaaaaccgcctgtccgtcgccattacccgcacttcctgcccctcattcactccgaatggttggaggaccagccgctcccgctcggtcctccagccctgccccctcttcctattggtccggagctgccgtcaatcagtcccggggcattgtgatgtggagcatgcgcagtgtcattgctgtccttggcgcttgtttgtcccggagaagcggagtcagcgttaggcggtggctgggaggatttggaaacactttgtggatccgcaaacccttcagaatcattgtcagctccctggtttgcagctgcggggcttctccctccctccctcccgggaacaggcccaggttaacggccccatcctggctcagccactggaggatggttcacatcagaggatgggggagggggacaataaatatgaggttacactttggcctcaaatcaatgaggactctgatctctgggaaggaaggaaaccctgggaggtgggcggggaggattcacaaacacccgctggaggccccaacacccccaataagacccattggttttattgtcagtctgcagactggagctggagaactgaacccagacagaggagagggagggagaaaactgggagtggaggaaagaaatggtgagatgggtttggatttcagcccagggaggagggagagtgtgtgggacagggatttacagattttggggaacaagaaaggaaaaaatgtcccagagaaactagaattgtctgttcaggatttctatcctggactgacgctgatgacttttccaaattttttttaacaggatattggaagtggaggattggcagacagaaaactcaaaccgAACATCATGACTGGCAAAGTCATTTTGTTCAttaggagctgaatatcattggtcTTTGAATATGGGAGGAGAAATATTTGACTCTTCTGTCTGTCGgcaaagattttaaacatcagtgtgaccggaaaagcattgaaacaaacacacacccgattgagagtgttccagtgaactgactgtggaaagagctttaactagtccacagcctgaaaaaacatcacacagttaagttcacagcagggtgaaattacatgtatgttgtgtgtgtggacgaggtttcaattgatcatccaacctggagaaacacaagggcaccagcaccatggagaaaccgtggaaatgtgtggagtgcgggaaaggattccatttcccatcacaactggaagttcattggtgcagtcacactggggagagaccgttcacctgctctgtgtgtgggaagggattcacccattcatacaaccttctgactcaccaacgggttcacactggggagaggctgttcacctgccctgtgtgtgggaagggattcactcgctcatccgacattgtgacacaccaacttgttcacactgatgagagactgtttacatgttctgactgtgagaagagttttaaatgcaaaaaagatctgctgacacaccaacgtattcacactggggagagaccgttcacctgctctgtgtgtgggaaagaatccattcagtcatcccacctgcagacacatcaacttgttcactctgacaacaaactttttaattgttctgactgtgagaagggctttaaaaacaaaaaggatctgctgacgcaccaatatactcacactggggagaggccattcacctgctgtgtgtgtgggaagggattcagctgcccatctgccctattgaaccaccagagaattcacactggggagaggccctccacctgctccaactgtgggaagggattcattaattcatccaaccttctgatacaccagcaGTTCCATACAGGAGatagaccgttcacctgctctgaatgtgggaagggattcacccgttcatacaaccttctgacacaccagcgagttcacagtgaggagaggccattcatttgctccgtatgtgggaagggattcactctttcACCCAACCTATtgaaccaccagcgagttcacactggggagaggccgttcacctgtaatgtctgtggaaagggatttattcagtcatcccacctgctaacacaccggcgagttcacaagggactgcaaggtttggattctacacTTATCGATGCTGTGAATCATATCCAGGTCTGAATCATATTCActctgacttttttcttctgttgaggttcgatattctgaataaatgtgaaatacaCATTTAATTGAATtattgttgtagatttttgtcttttccatttgagtgtttaacgtcaccaggctggagctcagaaagggcaatctgagggACGATCATACAGTAGGAACAGAACTTAATTCTTGACACAGTCCTTCAGGGTCACGCTGAGAGGGTCACAcagcactttggtctttttcggcactttttcactgacagcaaagtccccgtgtgggtgaatcctgaggtgtgtaagaaatgtgtcccagttgctcttttccatggttcagagctcctagacacggaacagaagctcctttacaactgtgtttagagtcaggaagaacaacggtgaatgctggaaacgtgctgtcaaagattggtgtaaaactgggatctattcGTGACTGAGAGTGAAATGGCAGGTTTAGATTTCCAgactaaaaatgaaaaaaagtctaaaacattttaatgtgtgtgtgcatcagtcctggtttattgaacagaaactggcttcaaataaattggttgaagtctgcattaaagtagcagctggagacgttcaaaggagcctgttaactgctgggacaatgagacaacaatttgattcccagatagagaagaagctgcagtgtttgtccaagaattctcagttttgttgTGTGCTTCCCACACACTATCCTTTCaaataaacctcactcctatcagcctttaaccattatgaacagaacagagagaagctgagcagcatcagagccctgactgaccattttagaatgagtgatgtgttcagctgaagtttcctgttggtagttttctgggtgatctccctattttgatcattctcagtgacccctgggtgtgaacctgctctcctctctttcagacattcactcactcaacatctcctctctctcagaaactcaatcacttaacatctctcatctctctcacactcactgaacgtctctctctctctccaggcattcactcacaccttaccttccacctctcttacactctaacctcgctcctctctcattttcacttaacctctctcctctcagaaactgtcttcatcacttaatgtctctctatctttctttcaaacactcactcatttaaccttcctatttcagataatgcttaaacttattcattgttttctctctctcattatctctctctgaaaaagcacaaacacacttcatctctcttcgctgtctgagaaaacatctaattgatggagattcaatcctctctgtttctctctcccacttcctctgacaggccctgactcactttaaatctcctcttttctaataaccctctttgggaaaactcatttgttctctaattcctcctcatttctcccagtgatgaccctcagtccatctcccaattcagtgaatgtgttaaaaatccaaatgatctcctttctttattgtttaaaatgggaatggagctgaatgtaatgctgagactggtagcaatctgtgtggttgttcttgatgctgtcagagtgagttcaccctcacaggaaggaagactgttcacggtgataacatcaaactgacgcCGGCTGTTTCATTCTCGGGTAACACAACTTCCTGTCTCTCTGCTGCCGGTTCAAAAACGCACATCTCagttctgagcagaaaataaatccagggacaACAATCTGTTAAGAACATCTGTCAATGCGGCCTTtatctgtccacagagtcagGGCGGAGTCACACAggtcacattgtggtgacatttacaaatgagtcagttatttctgttcagagtttccattcgcAGATATAGCcagctgtgtctgtggatcagttactgaatcatagaaaccctacagtgcagaaagaggccattcggcccatcgagtctgcaccgaccacaatcccacccaggccctacccccatatccctacatatatttacccgctaatccctctaacctacacatctcagaaaactaaggggcaattttagcatggccaatcagcctaacccacacatctttggactgtgggaggaaaccggagcacccggaggaaacacacgcagacatgaggagaatgtgcaaactccacacagacagtggcccaagccgggaatcgaacccaggtccctggagctgtgaagcagcagtgctaaccactgtgctaccgtgccacccactggacagttcactcatctttgtgacattctgaatgtttctctcctaAAGTTTTAATATTTGAACTTTTCGGTCataatgtgtctcaaacagaagattaaaatattgtgtttgatgagctgtcagatctctttcctgtgtgtctgtgtaacttgcgaactggagataaccatgaggaggaactgattattttcagttcctctaacagacacacctcagatatcagaaatcTCAGGAGATCCACATGTCTTCATTATTCTCGCCTTGActataacagctctcagtcaggccgagtcagtcacatgtgtctctgtcatgatgtttccacttgtattttatcactcacttcccagtgacactcaccataacacagacaccttaaaatatcattgttcccttacactttgtcctcctattataatcaaatgtttgttgggcctcttgtctcccttaatgtcagattacctgcagttaaaatgacctcagagacactgaaacCGACCTTTGTGATTGTTATACCAGACTCCAATCAgccccaggagctgcagttgtaaaatacagtaagagttttaacaacaccaggttaaagtccgacaggtttatttggtagcaaataccattagttttcggagcgctgacaaaggagcagcgctccgaaaactaatggtatttgctaccaaataaacctgttggactttaacctggtgttgttaaaactcttattgtgttcaccccagtccaacgccggcatctccacatcataacaaccaTCGACgttgtaaaatacagcagaattggaagaacagacaggttattgtctgatactgacagtggcagagtaacacacaccggaatctaaatacattatatcaatggaccatgactcactcacactatcaaatGAAACCTAAACTTTGGTTATGGTGCACTAGATACTGACTGTATTATCATTACATTGGATCTAATGCTGTGTTCGCTAACATACTGCAACGTGACTCTTATTATTTGaacaaacattgtatttgttgcactcagagtaagtcagtgctttgctgtgttgtctctgtgctccatccccactctgattgtattggagcctgtgtgtgtcattgttacactcagagtaagtcagtgctttgctgtgttgtctctgtgctccatccccactctgagtgtattggagcctgtgtgtgtcattgttacactcagagtaagtcagtgctttgctgtgttgtctctgtgctccatccccactctgattgtattggagcctgtgtgtgtcattgttataCTGAGACTCTGTCACTGTGATTATTGGACAAACAGCAAGTTACCGTCACAATGAccagctgattgacggcagcgcgggccaatgggaggagggggcagtgctgggggaccGATCTGGAGCGGTCGGTCCTCCAACCAATAGGAGCGAACGAGGGGCGGGGCCAACTTTGActcgagcatgcgcagtgtgagtaatggcgATGGAAAACGTTTATTTTGGGCTCGGAAATCTGTTCGAGGTGATTGGCGgtacggagagagcaatggatcgCCCAGGTGGGTGGAAACGCTGCGTAAGCATGTTGTGTAAGCCGCAAACCGCAGAAGAGTGCTTCCCGGACCCCGTTTGTACCGAGCAGGGCTGCAGTTCCTCATGTTCGTCTGGGGTTAAcgttcgccatctttattgggggcaatatgcagCAGTGCGCACGTGCGGCCGCCATGTTTGTAGAGGGCAATGTTGTCGATCAGTGGGAGGCGCTTGTTccccagtgttcagaatggagacaacttgtccatcaaactgcatcaaccctctgagtcccaatgtcttattgatgaggcagaggcggtgacagagaaggaaaaagaaagggaaagtaaaacagaaaatgctggaaaatctcagcagatcagacagcatagaacgttacagcgcggtacaggcccttcagccctcgatgttgcgccgacctgtgaaaccaatctaaagcccctctaatctacactattccaataccatccatatgtttatccaatgaccatttaaatgcccttaatgttggcgagtctactactgctgcaggcagggcattccacacccttactattctctgagtaaagaacctacctctgacacctgtcctatatctatcacccctcaatttaaagctatgtcccctcgtgctagctatcaccatccgaggaaaaaggctctcactgtccaccctatctaatcctctggtcatcttgtacgcctctattaagtcacctcttcaccttcttctctctaatgaaaaatTACACCATAgataagccccaccaacgcctctactttctcagaagactaaggaaattcggcatgtccgctacgactctcaccaacctttacggcTCCCGGGTCAAGGTCGGAGGATAAACATTCTCTCCACCTCCGCCaccacccccgcgccccccctccccgcacgcccccAAAGATCTGCACTCATTGGGGAgtgactacgcgggggtcctgggggagagcgtcgctaccggggagatgcccctttcgtggcgcagggccgtcattgccctgctgcccaagaagggggatctccacctgctcaagaactggcgcccggtctccctcctcagcacggattataaaatctttgccagggctatggcttcacgccttggatccgtgctggaccacttgatccaccctgaccagtcctacacggtcccgggccgttgcatacatgacaatctccacctggtccgggacctaatccatcacacccagagggctggtctgtcgggcgccttcttgtcattagatcaggagaaggcgttcgacagggtggagcacgagtatttactcgggactctgcgggcattcgggttcgggacgcattttgtcgcccggatccgattactgtactctgccgcagagtgtctgattaaggttaacgggtccctgacggcgccccttcgcttcgggagaggagtacggcagggctgccccttgtccggccaactgtattccgtatgcgtggagccattcctgcgcctcttgcggaggaggttgtcaggtttggtcctgcgcggaccggacgtaggggtggtcctgtcagcttacgccgacgacgtgctcctcatgttcacggacccggctgacctgcggaggatgcgagaatgccaggcggtgtactccgccgcgtcctccgccaggatcaactgggccaagtgctccggactccttgtcggtccttgggagacggacccccttccggaggagctcaggcctttcacctggagcaggaccaacctcctctacttgggggcccatctctgcccagccgaggaatcctggccggcgaactggcgggagctggaggccaaagtctccgcccgcctgggtcgctggacaggactgctccgagtgctgtcctacggggcgcgagctcgcgtcataaaccagctggtcgcctccatgctgtggtaccggctggtccctttgacccctccccctggctttgtcaccgatatccagagaaccctcgtgcggttcttctggggcaatcgactgcactgggtccctgctgcggtcctgtatctcccgcttgaggagggcggacaaggtctggtgtgcctccgcactcagatagcgaccttccgcctccaggccctgcagaggtacctttacgttgagccccctccacagtggtgtgccatggcgacgtatttcttccgccagtggcacggcctcaattatgacgtgcagctcctgcatatcgaactggggcgtgcttcgaccaccctgcaggagttgcccgtcttttaccaggacctcctcactgtctggaacaaggtcgcctcgcgacgcagctctcccccgtcaggagtagcggctcttgtgcgagagccgctgctcaggaatccgctcctccagccgtataacttcaggtggctggcggagaggggggctgtggacgccggggtgaccagaatcggggacgtgctcgatggcggaggagcgggctggatgagtccccgcgtgctggctgagcgcgcggggacgtccgtccggcgcgcggccaaagccatcctagaccttaggacggtcgtgctcggccccgaaactgcacgcaaactcgagacggcgcaggcgtgcggtgggatcccgcccgagcgttcccctgttcgggcggaattccacattggcccaaagcctcagccccctcccctgggtgaggtgccccacagcctgagccgcctcgcggaaatgccctccgtgcctttttctaccgcgcggaggcgtttcctgtgcgggctgctgctgcacaccctccactaccgcctcctcgcctgtcgcccggatacaccttggcgggccttgttgccgccgggcggcggaggtccccgctggaggtccctctacggagggatctcccccaattacgtcggggacctggggtggagggtgatgcatgcagcagttccgcacaaccgtaggattcactggttcacgggctccgaagactgccctttctgtggccttgtggagtccgtggaccatgtctatgttgagtgtcttaggctgcactccctttatgttttcctgaagaaccttttattgatgttttgtttacacttcagtcccacgctcctgatctacggacacccggtgcggagaggggagggtcgggatggcgacctcctcgtgaacctgctcctgggcctggcgaaacgcgccatttaccggtccaggcagcgggcgatcgagggggccgtccatcctgactgtcttcccctctaccgcggctacgttcgcggccaggtgtccctggagagggagcatgcggtgtccacgggcgaggttgacgctttccgcgcccactgggcaccgcaggggttggggtgcattattgaccctgataatcacattttaatttgatgtttttaagtttcctttgcattttgatttctgttcgggctgttccccctcctttttggggagctgccccttttacttagtcctgatttaatttgagtttgtttacttggtttgacctaaaaagaggtctctctgaatgaagattgagtacagacagactcaaacttccttctgtctcccacatctgtgagtaaaacactttcttttatccccctatccatttcttttctcattctgggggaaattggggacttgcagcaactgaagggaaagaaagtgaatccagggaggctgcagactctggaaaggttggcccaggtctctctctttctgactgaaagacattgacatcctttgctccctcagcttgacacattgatttgtctggctaaaaggatggtccctttcctaatgttcacaattaaagggctggttttcCCAGGAGATGCCTGACATTTAAGAGAACAATAAATTAATACAGGACAGAGATATGCCTAGTGTTGTTATATTgtagatttgatatattatttatggttctgtaacaaagtacatttattattatttctcatcttgtaatgtaacactgaagctatgttatatatttccactcatcgagtcattacagcgcagaaggagtccattcagtaactcaaatccatgccgactctttgtagaacaatccagtcagtcccattccccttctATATTCCCTtttccctgcaagtttatttccttcatgtgcccatctaatttctgaaatatattaaaggggacagtaaactaatatcGGACAGAGACATGTCTGATGttggttttttttaattcatccttgggacacgggcattgcaggctgggccagcatttattgcccatccctaattgcccttgaactgaatggctcgctggCCCATTTCGGAGGATGGttgagagtcaacgacattgctgtggctctggagtcacatgtaggccagactgggtaaggacggcagatttccttcccttaaattcaaattccaccatctgctgtggcaggattcgaacctgagtccccagatcattagctaagtttctggattaatagtctagcgataataccacaaggctatcagctcccctgttgttatatggtacagattagatatattatttatagctctgtaataaaatacacttattatatctggctgtgtaattttggactgcagctatattttatatttcaaacaatctcttccctcagagaattgttagtatctagatttctcttccatagggaccagtggagggattgaatatattcaaggatgagttagacagttttcgaatgacaagggagtcaataattattgggaacaggctggaaaatggagagaaagctcagatgaggaaggatttcttcactcaaggacgtggtgatgttttggattctctaccccagaggactatagagcctcagtcatcaaaaattttcaagagagggattgataggtttctagatagtgaagatatcgatggatatgggggaaagtgtggggaaaataatgcagaggtagatcaaccaataatctcaatgaatggttgagcagactcgatgggctgaatgctgactgcagctcctatttgttctgatttctgtgctggacaggaagcagtgagcatggatctgtcaatcagcctcaatcagcaccttcaggagaattgggagggtgaatattagatacagcagagtgagaatggagggagagtgtgtggaatggagattcacggcttttggggaatgggagaggaaagaatgttcattagaatcatagaattgctgcatcttatcaaccgtccctgagctttcacaatgaatcccacttctgaggacacccttatctctgacttgtctgtactgctggcagtctcacaaagcagctgcctgtgtgctgatacgggaggccctgctcggcaagtttaatgctccatgactgtgtctttaatgaatgctccataaactagaaatgtagatttgaatttcgatTGTATTCTGAATTGcgatttttttttctaaattgacttacaggatattagacaaggagaaatcagacagaaatctccaacatcacatcgagatctgacagagtgactcgatttcttgggacctgaatatcattggcctttgaatctaacaggagaaatgtttgtttggcctcttggcttcaaaagattgtaaacatcgctgtgatgagaaatgcactgagatacacacacccgagtgagagtgttccagtgcactgagtgtggaaagagctttaaccagttacacagcctgaaaatgcatcacagcattcacagcggggagagactgtacccgtgttctgtgtgagatttaactgattgtttaacctggagagtcacaaggacacccgcaccatggagaaaccgtggaaatgtggggactgtgggaagagattcgggttcccatctgagctggaaattcatcaccgcagtcacactggggagagaccattcacctgctctgtgtgtgggaagggattcactcatttatccagcctgcagaaacacaatctcactcacaccaatgagagaccatttaaatgctgtgactgtgggagtggttttaaaagctctcagtatctgatgtcccaccagcgcattcacactgaggagagaccgttcagctgctctcactgctcaaagaaatTTAGAACTTCATGCAACCTGCAGattcaccagcgaattcacaccagggagagaccgttcacctgctctgtgtgtgggaagggattcactcattcatccagcctgctgagtcacaatctcactcacaccaatgagagaccctttaaatgctctgactgtgggatcagatggcctactcctgctcctagttcttatgttcttatcagcactgattccagattgttcagTACTTCTAATTTGAAtcgctctgctttccttctcccatatgtactctatgatgtaccgatcatgatgccctaactaaactaaaacaaaaaaccttctgactcaactAGGGATCggtaataaatgctgtaagaagtttaacaacaccaggttaaagtccaacaggtttatttggtagcaaaagccacacaagctttcggagctgcaagcccccactcacctgaagaaggggcttggagctccgaaagcttgtgtggcttttgctaccaaataaacctgttggactttaacctggtgttgttaaacttcttactgtggtagtTTCAGACCACAGcacgagttttaacaacaccaggttaaagtccaacaggtttatttggtagcaaataccattagcttttggagcgctgctccttcgtcagctggagtggaaatgtgctctcaagctaatggtatttgctaccaaataaacctgttggactttaacctggtgttgttaaaacccttgctgtgttcaccccagtccaacgccggcatctccacatcagtttaaGACCACCCAGAGACGTAGTTTTCACTGTTTTGACCCCATCAGCATTCATAGGCAAACAGTTGCGGGTTGGCAATGGGCCCGGAGGTGTCATTAAATATATAAGAAcaaaagaccaaagaaaattacagctcaggaacaggcccttcggccctccaagcctgcatcgaccatgctgcccgactgaactaaaaccccgtacccttccggggaccacatccccctattcctatcctattcatgtatttgtccagacgccccttcaaactcaccatcgtatctgcttccactatctctcccgatgagttccaggcactcaccaccgtctgtgtaaataACGTGTCTCGTACATCTATATATCCATCAAGTGTTACCGGTTGGAATGTTATCCGGTGTTATCAACATTCTTTAATGCATATTGATTTCAAACAAATTACACGTAATTTAAATTTGCTTCCAATATACCATTAAACTTAACAATTAGAAGCAAAACattatttaagtttattcatttattattcattattagtttcacaaatcgtcttacattaacactgcaatgaagttactgcgaaagtcTGAGATTCCACAGCCAGGGAAAATAATGTATCAGCATACACCCTATCaaattcatagaatgatagattccctgcagcacagaaggaggccattcggtacaacgagcctgcaccgacaacaatcccaccgacgTCAAATCCCTGCaacaccacgtatttaacctgctaacccc containing:
- the LOC144484814 gene encoding uncharacterized protein LOC144484814, translated to MEKPWKCVECGKGFHFPSQLEVHWCSHTGERPFTCSVCGKGFTHSYNLLTHQRVHTGERLFTCPVCGKGFTRSSDIVTHQLVHTDERLFTCSDCEKSFKCKKDLLTHQRIHTGERPFTCSVCGKESIQSSHLQTHQLVHSDNKLFNCSDCEKGFKNKKDLLTHQYTHTGERPFTCCVCGKGFSCPSALLNHQRIHTGERPSTCSNCGKGFINSSNLLIHQQFHTGDRPFTCSECGKGFTRSYNLLTHQRVHSEERPFICSVCGKGFTLSPNLLNHQRVHTGERPFTCNVCGKGFIQSSHLLTHRRVHKGLQGLDSTLIDAVNHIQV
- the LOC144484848 gene encoding uncharacterized protein LOC144484848 — translated: MEKPWKCGDCGKRFGFPSELEIHHRSHTGERPFTCSVCGKGFTHLSSLQKHNLTHTNERPFKCCDCGSGFKSSQYLMSHQRIHTEERPFSCSHCSKKFRTSCNLQIHQRIHTRERPFTCSVCGKGFTHSSSLLSHNLTHTNERPFKCSDCGIRWPTPAPSSYVLISTDSRLFSTSNLNRSAFLLPYVLYDVPIMMP